The Phalacrocorax carbo chromosome 2, bPhaCar2.1, whole genome shotgun sequence region agcagcagcacagaggagcagcggagcccagcagctctgggacgGCATGATATGGGTGGAGGGGGCGGTTCTGCGGGGAGAAAAAGGGTGGGGAGCACCCAGAGGCCGGGTGGAACCCCCCAAATCCAGGTTTGGGGGACCCCTTCCCATTGAGGTCACCCACCACATTGGaggacacacacccccccagtACACCCAGGGGTGTTGGCTGCACCCCAGTCCCGTGGTGGGGGAAGGGCTCGGGGCTAGTCccgggtttggggggggtcggAGGGGGTCCCCTCCACGCGTGAACCCGCGCGGCTCCACCCCGGACCCACGTGGCGCCCCCGCACCTGCGCAAACACCCGCCTTTCCCCCAAGCCCCGCCTCTTCTATCCACGTTCCTCCAATAGGCGGGCGGAGGTGGGGAGAGCGCGACCAATGGGGGTCGGGGGCGAGATCGGGGGGCGTGTCCGTGGGGCGGCCGGCGCGATGGAGGCGGCGGAGCTGCGGGTGGGGTTCGTGGGCGCCGGGCGGATGGCGGGAGGCCTGGCCCGGGGGCTGCTGCGGGCAGGTacgggcggggggcggcccgggggtCCCTGCCGTGCCTGGGgcccctgccccacagagcGGTGCGGGGACAGGGGGGCAGCCCggtcctgcccccctccccggcgTCCCTGTCCTACAGATCAGTGCGGGGACAGGGGGGCAGCCCGGTCCTGTCCCCCTCTCCAGGGTCGCTGCCCCTCCCTGGGGTTCCTGTACCACAGATCAatgtggggacatggggacagcccGGTCCTGCCCCCCTCCTCAGGGTCCCTGCCCCACAGATAGCGGGGGCACAGCCCTGTCCCTCCCACCCCGGGTGTCCCTGGTTGTCCCTGCCCCATAGTCCAGTGTGGAGACAGCCCTGCCCATACTCAGAAGCTGGGAGATGGTCCCTGAGTTTTGGGGTCACCTTCTTTATCACTGCACCGTGGCACAATGGGGTGCCCATAGCTGTCTCCGTGGGGTGCTCGTGCTGACCCATGGGATGCTCATGCCGGACCGGTAGGATTCGGCCCTGTCCCCCTTTGCTCCAAAACCCCCAGGCTGATCAGGATGGGTTGGAGAAAAGGAGCACATCCCAGCTGAGATCGGGGTGTCTGGACTGTGCTGGGGTGTCCCCACCACCCTGGGGCCACCCCGGCTGCTGACCCCAGTCCCCGTGTTCCCCAAGGAAAGGTGCCAGCCAGCAGCATCATAGCCAGCGCTCCCTCGGACAAAAACCTGGATGCCTGGCGGGTGAGTGGGGACACGGGATGACAAGCCACCCCGCTTGGTGGCTGTCAAGGTGGGAAGCATGTTTGGGTGCCCCTTGCCACAATTTCAGGGCCCTCTTTCCCCCCACAAAGGCCGCTGGCTCATCATTCCTAGGTCTGGGTGAAATCCAGGCAGAGCCTCGGTGGCTTTGTGGCCAGAGCAGGTCCTCAAGCCACGTCCCTGCATGCGAATATGCCTTGTccatgggggtgctggggttgGGGGTGCTAGGCTGTGACTCCTCTCCCTGGCCGTGGGCAGGAGTCGGGCTGCCGGACCACGCACTGCAACctggaggtgctgcaggagAGCACGCTGGTCTTCCTGGCCACCAAACCCCACGTTCTGCCGGGCGTCCTGCAGGAGATCCGTCCTGCTGTGGGACCCCACCATGTTGTCGTCTCACTGGCGGCCGGCGTCACCCTCCAGACACTGCAGTGGGTgagcctcctccttctcctcctcctcctcctcctcctcctcctccttctcctccttgtaTTTGTACTTGAGCTCGTGGAGAAGGACACACCGCTGTGGCTCTGTCCCCACCTGGGttgcacccccaggtccttcctCACTGACCATGCTTCTCTGCCAGCCCCAGTGGGTGATACCCACCAGTGCCCAGGGCACCCTTGGGTGCTGCCCAGAGCTGGCAtctctctcccatccccttctctccccagctTCTCCCCGCTGGGACCAAGGTGCTGCGGCTCATGCCCAACCTGCCGTGCGTGGTGCAGGCAGGGGCGATGGTCTTCACCCGAGGCAGTGGTGCTGGTGATGAGGAAGCTGCCCTGCTGAAGAGCCTGCTGTCCTCCTGCGGGCTCTGCGAGGAGGTCCCCGAAGCCTACATCAACATCCACACCGGCCTCAGTGGCAGCGGGGTGGCCTACGTAAGCGCTGGCACTCGGCAGGCACCGGCTCACCAGTGGGACACAGGATGCCAGCAGAAATCGCACCCATCAggggctggggtttggggtccCTCCTTGCACCACACTCAAACCCCAATGCTCTTCTCCCCCAGGTCTACCTGTTTGCTGAAGCCTTGGCCGAGGGAGCGGTGAAGATGGGCATGCCGGGTGCTTTAGCCAGCAGGATCGCGGCTCAGACGCTGCTGGTGAGTCGGTGCTGTTGCTCAGGGACACCCAGTAtcgctcctctccctcctgccctgcagctcccacctCACTTGAGCACCCTGGCACCATCGctgccctgggctctgcagcacccagcagggtggcagagggagggaggaggcgcTGGATGGCctcttgcctcagtttcccctcttGAAACCAAAGATGAGGCCACCAGGAGACAGCGAAGGCCATGGTGGTGGGACAGACGCTTCAGCGCCTTGTCTCCCACCACGGGGTATGGATGACGGGAGGATGCTGGTGTGGAATCCCCAGACAAGGAGAGGGGTGTTTGGGAGGTCACTTTCTCTCTGACCCTCCCTGGTCTCCCATAGGGTGCAGCGAAGATGATGCTGGAGTCGGGGGAGCACCCAGCAAAGCTGCGAGGAGATGTCTGCACGCCCGGGGGCACCACCATCCATGCGCTGCACCAGCTGGAGAAGGGTGCACTGCGGGCCACTGTCATGAACGCCGTGGAGGCAGCCACCAACCGGGCATGCGACATGGCTGAGGACTAGCGGCCTGGCTGGGGATGAGCCCCTCTGTCCCATCCCCCGTGGTGCAGGAGGGGCAATGGGAACCAGACCGAACCCCTTCAGGGAGCAAGGGGACCCTGACACCCCCAGGAGACCCTGGCTGGGGGTGGGAAATGGCGTGGATCCATGTTCATGCCATGTGCTACCTCTGCAGGGCTTGGACTGAATAAATGTGGGGAGCACGATGGCAGGCTTGGCTCTTTCTGGTCCCTTCAGTCCTGGGGGGCTATTGCATCCAGCATGGGGTCACCTCCATGGGGAGGTGACAGCCATGAGCCCCATGGCCAGCAGGGATGGAGCTGATGCTGCACTGGTTCTAAAATCACCAGCACTGTGCCAGGATTTATGGGCTGATCCCAAATTAAgcttgctggggctgggctgagcagcCATATCCCTGGAGCAGAAGGCGAGGACCGTCGCAGGTGCCATGATGCCAAGGGACCTTGAGaagcagggagctggcaggatGATGCTCTGGGGGTGAGCACAGAGAAAGGCTTTGATTTCCCAACTCAATGTCAAGCAGGGGTGTTTGGTGCTTGGGTTACACGTGGGCGATGATgcctgctctactcagctctggaGATGCATGGACaaacacagagctgctctccacaTCCCAGAACCACAGGGAAGCAGATGACCAGCCAAAAAACCTCCACCTCCCACCATGGCCAGGCACCAGCATCGCACCACAGTCCTGCAGATGGGTcttgctccagcagccaggcagcggGATAAAGCCCAGACCCGCTCTTAGCCCTGGGGTGCTACACATCAAGGGAGCAGAAACTGAAAGCTTGCCTATCTGGAGAGGATCTGAGCCTTTTGCATGCCCTAATTAAGCTTTGTTTGCCTCTCGGCACCTGCACAGATGCAATTAGTGATGATTTGCGAACCGCTTTGAAGATGAAAGGCTTTTTCTGGCCAAAACATCACTGGTGAAACAGCTGGATGCTGAGCCTCCGGCTCCTATGGCTTTGACCCCGTCCCCAGGGATGCCGTCACTCCAGATGCCAGTGGCACAAAGCCAAGAGAGACGCTACAGCCCTATAGTGCTGTCAGGTCGTGCCAAGGCATGACCTCCCTGGGCACTTTCTCGAGGCATCTAATTAATTAGCAAAGCTGCACAAAAGCTGGAGATGGAGCTCGAGCCTGCCCATCTCTCCAGCCCATCTCTGCACTTTGCTGTGTAGGCAGGAAAGCGGCTCATAGCACCTAGATGATGCAAGGAAGCAGTGGTTCTCCAGTTTTCGAAGCCACCTGGTAGCTCCTTTGTCCTTCTGCCTGCTTTTATCCCTGCCGTGTCCCCAGGTTCCTCACAAGGTAATTCTGCCAATCGCAGAAATACGCAGCCTTCTGACTTCATTCTTGAGCGTCTCCATCTCTTCTGTGTCCTCCACACCGCTTTTTAACATATCAGGCCAAAAAGCTTTGGCCAAATCCAGCCCCATCACTTGTGACATGGCTGACCCCAGCCTCCACCTATTCCCCATCTCCATGTGTCCTAAACGCTTTTGAGCTTTGggctttcaggttttctttcagagaatcacagaatcacagactttggaggttgggagggacctctggagatcatctcgtcctaccccctgctcgagcaggcacccccagagcaggggcacagggccgcgtccaggcggggggtgaatgtccccagggaagggaccccacagcctctctgggcagcctgtgcccctgctctggcacccgcacagggaaggggtttgtcctcatgttcagggggagcttcccgtgttccagcttgtgcccgtggccccttggcctggcgttgggcaccgctgaaaagagcccggccccatccccctgacacccacccttcagatatttataggcattgatgagacccccctcagccttctcttctccaggctgaacaaacccacatCTCTCAGtgtttcctcataagggagatgcttcagcccctgatcatctttgtaggtctcagctggacttgctcaagcagttccctggccttcttgaactggggggcccaaaactggacacagtactggATGTGGCCACACAAGGGCAGAGTacagggggaggataacctccctcgccctgctggccacactccttttcatgtatcccaggacaccgttggccttcttggccacatgggcacagtgctggctcatgacCAACTTGTggtccaccagcactgccagggccttctcagcagaggcactttccagcaggtcagccccaacctgtgctggtgtggggggttgttcctccccatgtgcaggaccctacacttgctcttgttgaacttcatcaggttccccttgacccagctctccagcctgtccaggtctcgttggatggcagcacagccttctgccgTATcacccactcctcccagttcGGTATCGTCAGCAAAGCAGCATGTTCAACCCCAAAGCCAGGATGCTGATGATCTTCACCATTTTGCTAAGCGCTGATTTTAACAAAAACTGCTTATattccattaattttatttaaaaatccactACTCCCTGCAGATACATTATTGTTACTACCTTACTGCTACCACTCCTGCCTTTGAGAAAGGCATGTCATCCTGCCCAgtaagatcatggaacagaccCTCCTGGAAGGCATGTTGAAAGATACGGAAGGCAGGGAGGTGATTAGGACAGTCAACCcagcttcaccaagggcaaatcatgTCTGACAAAGGTAGTGGCCTACAATGGAGGGACTGCGTTGGTGGACAAGGGATGTCATCCACCtagacttctgtaaggcctttgatatggtcccgCACAATATTCCTGCCTCCTGGAGAGAGATGGGTTTGATGGGTGGACCATTAGATGGATCAGGTATTGACTGAATGGCCATGTCCAAAGAGTTACAGTTAATGGCTCAGTGTCCAAGTGGAAACCTGTAACAAATGGTGTGtctcaggggtccatactgggaccaatACTATTAAATATCTTCATCACTGACATAGATGGTGGGACTCTGTgccccctcagcaagtttgcagatgacaccaagctgagggAAGCAGTTGATTCCCTcaagggaagggatgccatccagagggaccatgaagagctggaggagtgggcccatgtgaacctcatgaagttcaacaaggccaagtgcaaggtcctacGCATGGGTCAGGACAACCTCTGGTATTGATACAAATTGGAGGTTGAAGGGATTGcgagcagccctgtggagaaagACATGGGGAtattggtggatgaaaaatgggacatgagctggcaatgtacactcacagcccagaaagccaaccatctCCTGGGCTGGATCCAGAGCAGCggggccagcagggtgagggaggggattgtccccctctgctccgctctggtgagacccccccagagccctgagtccagctctggggtccccagcacagcacagacatggacctgttggagcgggtccagaggagggacacgGAAATGGTGCGAGGGCTGGAACCCCTCTGGTGtggagagaggctgggagagttggggttgttcagcctggggaagagaaggctgcagggagaccttctTGTGGCCTTTCAGCACTTAAAAGGGGCTCATATGAAAGATGGAGCATGTTTTAAACTGtaagagggtaggtttagactggagataaggaagatattttttaatgctgagggtggtgagacactggcccaggttgcccagaaagtTTGTGGATGCCTtatcactggaagtgttcaaggtcaggttggacagggctctgagcaacctgatctggttgaagatgtccctgctcatggcagggggggttggactagatgagcttTGAAGGTTCCTTTCAACTCAAACCATTCAATGATTGGATATTCTCACCTCCCCAAACCAGGCCAAACAGTACCACGAGTGCACCCAGGCCAACCTACACGAGAAGTGAAGGCCTCCAGCCTGGTACCTTCTGCTGAGTTTGGCAACATTTTTCTCAAACAACTGAGAATTCCTTTAATTCACAAACTACTGCTCGATGTGAGCCACATCCCAagctctgaaatgtttttgtagAGTTTTTTTTGGTGCAAAAGATTATAGAAGTAGATAGAAATATGGTTTTACATTATTATAACCCATTGGTGGATGAAAGTCTGTGTTCAAGCAAGGCAGCCTCAAGCCCCAAACATGTGCCATTAGGAAACCAAAGCTAAGGGAGAAGCATGAAATGGGTGAGACACCACGCAGCATTCTGGCTGTGAACGTGGCAGAAGATGAACACCAGAAATTGAGGTGGCTGgcttttcagggaaaaataaagtgtaTTTCTCCCCTAAGCCGAAACATTTCTTGACATTGGTTCTGTAGTGGAGTTTCAGGATTGGAAAGGACAAGCCTCACCTCTGGATTTAACtttttgtgtgttctttttttttcttgctgctccTTAAATTTCCTGGCAGCCTCATTTATTGGCAAGTTAACCCTACtaataaagcaaaaaagtcAATttgaggagcagctgcagtggcTCGGGtgcctgcctggccctgccgcATTAAACATGCTGGAGAGAGGTGGTGAACATGATGGAGAAGACCACACCAAGTGGACATAACTGCACGGAGGTCCCCCTTGTGCTGCCCCACCATCCCACTGGGATGGTTCTGCATGACCGTTTACAGACAACAACCCCAAAGTGGGAATAAAAATCCGTTTAATTTTCATAAACTCTGAAGTTATGAGACAAAGACCCAACAAGTAAAAACACCCACCCTGGCTGCTGACACGGGGCATGGCAGCGCTGATGaagattcttttcttttaactccTTTCAATAATTTGCTAAGCAGGCTAAATTTTAATCCAAATCAGGTCAAGGGCTGCTAAATTCATGCCTGATGCCTCCAGTATTTCAAGGCAGTGCCGGGAGCCCTCCCCGCTCCCGTCTCGCAATGCACATCACGCTGGCAGCCGTCTCCCCCCACAGCGCACGACACGTCCTCCAACCCCAGCTACCCCACAAACCCCAAGGCGGGGGGGCACCTCAATCCCCATCCCCGGAGCCTTCGGCTTCGCAAGGATGCTTGGATGATGGTACCTGTTTCAGTAGGTCTCCGTGGTCTGGGTGTTCCTGGGCGTGGGGCTGTCATGGGACTGAAGGAGGTGACCCTCTCGAGGGAGCCACAGCTTCTTGGATGCCACGTAAGTGTCCCTGTCCCAATCCAGTGCATGAAGAAAGTTTTCTTAAATCAACCCCAAACCTCCCCAGCTTAACAGGGCTCCTTTTTGGCAGTGGGAAGGGCATCACCAGCCTCTTCCAGGGCAGAATGTTTGCTTTACAGCACCCCAGGAGTGGTCCCTGTCCAGCTGGCTGTGCTGACCGCAGCCCCACTCCGAGATGTCAGGAATTACTTAGCGTACCTTCCCCCATCACCCCGGCTCCTCACAGTGATGCCGAGCAGATCCCTCACTCACCCCTTCTCCCCATGGGGTCGGGGGGACTGGGCAGCATGGGGGGCATCCACCCCCTTCTAGGTGTGCCAGTGACCAGAGGGCCACCCCTCCTCAGTCTcatgggatttaaaaaatagcacCTCCTAAATATCCTTAGGGTGAGGAACAACCCTCAAATACGCAACGTACGGAGGGGTTGttgcacaaaaaacccccattaGCCCTAAATTGTAATGCTCCCTTAGGCACGATAACCCAAGGCCATTTGggcctctgcagccccagggacTGCCCGTGACggaggggtgaggggagctGGCACCTCCACCACCAGCCCCCTGGGACAaccagggtgtccccagccccgtgccTCCCACCCCAAGCGGGGTGGTTGGTAGCCAAGAGGTCACGGGTCACCCTGCCCTAGGAATGGGGGCTGCCGCCACGGTGCAGCCGCTGGGCCATGCTGATGAGGGAGCGGAGCTGCACCAGCTTCAGCGGCCCCACTTGCCGGGGGTCCTGACCCTCCAGCCAGCGCAGCGCTGTCTCCAGACCTTTGATGGCTTCCCGAGCCGTGGGCAGCAAGgcatcccctccctcctcaccccttCTGCCACGCCCATCTCGGacagctgcctcctcctcctcctcctctggcccgcagccccgggggccTTCCTCCTCAGCGTCCTCTTCCCCATCGCCCTCTTCCATACCCGGGGCTGCATCATCCAAGTGCAACCAGTCGGCCACCTCCTCGGGAGCTAAGCGCTTGTAGGCTAGCGCAGCCAGGTGGGTCAGGTCGCTAAAGACTTTGCTGTCCCCACCACCTTCCTCCCCATGCGGGGGGTCTCCGTGCTCTTCCTCCCCGGGCTGAGGCTCGAAGGCAGCACGCAGCCCCAGCAACCAGCACTTCTCGATGGAGCCAGGCGGGATGAGGTCCCAGGAGAGGCCGGCCAGGTACAACATGTCCTTGAGGAGAAAGGACCGTACAAAGTCCATGGGGCCACCGGAGCTGCCGCTGCCGGCTGCGCACGAGACAGCCAGGCGCAGCAATTCCCGCTTGTAGAGCTGCTTGAAGGCGGACACCACCCCCTGCTCCAACGGGGCCGGGATTCGGCCTCCTCCTCCGGCTGAGCCGCTCCCAGCAGGGCTCTTGGAGAGGAAGAGGGCACGGATGGAGCCATCGGGCGTCTGCAGCGGAGGGGATTCCTCTGGGCCCATCCCAGCGGGGGGTGTCGGGGAACTGAGCAGCAACACGGCcttctgctgcaggcagctccgGCGCAGATAGCGTTTGACGCCTGGCACAAAGTCCTCAAAGAACCAAGCGCGGAGAAGAGCCGGCCCCAGCCTGGCTTCGGGGCTGTAGCGGTAGCAAGCAGGGAATTTATCCTGGTTGTGATGGCGGAGGCTGGGGGGATCGCGAAGGCCCCCAACCACCAGCGGCTTGAGCTTGTGGGAGCCTGTCAAATTGGCAGCCAGCAGCACGGTGACCCGCTCGCGGGGAGCTGGCCGCCGCCGTGCTGTTGCCGTCATCCCGCCAGCCTGTCCCGGCAGCAGTTTCCAGTAGAGCCCAGTGACATTGGCATTGTAGATCTGCTCGTCACCATAGCCCCCGGCATCAGCAGCCGGCATCGGCAAGGTCTCGGGGCAGGTGGCAGGAGCCCGCTCGGGCTCGGCGGGGAGGCCACCCTCGCCGTAGATGCGTTGGCTGGAGATGCCGTGACGCTTCTGCCAGCGCCAGAACCAACCATGGCTGGCCTTGAAGGTACACTCAGGTCCGTAGATCTGCCGGGCGAATGCCTCGGCCTGAGCTTGGATGAGGGGCCCAGATAGGGGCACACCGTGCTGGCGGAGGGCGAGGAACCAGGCGTAGACGGCGCGGTCGATCTCTTCTTCGTTGGCCAAGCGCATCTTCTTGCGTTGGGTGCCCACCTCAccccccagctgctccaggaACCACCGTAGCTTGGCCTCGTCCTTCAGCCAGCCCCTCAGCGtaccccccggcaccccgaaagCCCGGCACACCGACGCCTGACGCTCGCCTTTCTTCACCCGTTCAATGGCTTGGAGTTTGTCCTTGATGGAGTAGGCACGTCGTAACGCCATCTTCACCGACACCCCACCCGTTGCGCTGCTACCTCCCCGCCGACCTCCCGCCATACCGGCCGGCCCCCCACCCGCCTCCGGCTCCCCCCCGGGCATGGAGCAGCCGCCGTAGCCATGGGCCGGAGCGGTACCGGGAGGGGGGGCGCGTTATaaccggggcggggcgggacggggggggaggggggcgcggCGCCTTTGTCTCCGCtccggccccgagccggccgGGAGGGCGGTGAGGTGCGTAGCGCGCATGCGCACCCCTATAGCGATTAGGTTGCGctgatttccccccccctttaCTCTATTGGACTCTTCCACTCCGCTCCGCCACGGCCTCTGGGTTGTACCATTCTGCGAGAAGAGTGGGGTGCGCCTCACCTCTTCCCCCCtctccgctcccctccccgggctgTTCCAccgtggggaaggagaggggggagGACGCGGGCAGCACTGTGAGTGAAGCGCGTTGTGTCCCTCCCCGCGGTCGTTGGtcccccccctttccctccGCCGCgcgtggaacgcgccgccccCACAACCCCTCGCGCGCGGCACGGCGCCTCCCTTTGCCCGCCGGAGGCCGAACGGAGCGGAGGCGGCCGCCGCCTGCCCGGGCCCAGCGCTGCCGGTGAGTGCTGCGCCCTgcgcggggtgggggtgttgtgtgtgtgtgtctctcgTTCCCGCTCCGTGGGCATCCGTAATGGGAGCTTCGGAGGTCTCTGAGGGGTTCCCTCGCTCCTCTCACAGCCCTGGGGTGGGAGGCGTGGAAGCCCCATGTGATCTGAGGGGTCTCTTCCTGGGGGGGAGGTTGTGGGGGTTCCTCACGGTCTGTGGGGTCCTTCTCTTGTCTCACAATCCCCAAGAAGGGTCCTTTCGTGCTCTGAGGCCGGGAGAAGAGGGTTTTGGGGGTACCTCGTTATGGGGGGGTCCTCTTCCCTCACAATGGCGGGAAGCAGGGGAGTTGTGGGGGACCCTCAGGAGTCTCTTCCCTTGGTACAACCTCAGAAGGGAGGTTGTGGGGTTCCCCTGTCGTCTATGTAGTCCTTTCCTCTTTATTCCTCCGGGAATGAGTAGCCCCTGCCCCCCAGTTATCTGTAGGGCActtctccctgtccccagaATCCTGAGGGAGAAGGCTTAGGGTACTCCTGGACTTTGGGATTACTTTTCCTCACTCTTAAGTCGCAGGAAATAGTGTGGTGATACACCTCTCCATTCTTAGTAAGTGTGAGAATAGGGTTATGGGAAGGCCACCCATTCCTTTTGGGGGTCTCTTCCCCCCTCACATCCCGGGAAAGGACGTTGTAGGGGGACCCTTTTTGTCTGTGagcccccttttccccttttaggCTTAGGGAAAGGGGGGTTGTAGGGTTCTTCCATCTCTGGGGTCTCTTCCCTAGAGAGGGTCGAGGTAGGTGGTTGCAAGAGCACCCTGTTACCTGTGTAAGGGCTGGGTTGGCCGGTGCTGGAGGTCTCCATAAACCTGTGCAGCTTTTGGGGTGTGGGCAGGATCCCTCTCTTCTGGGGTGCTTCTTGTGGGGGTACTCCTACATGGAGCCTCAGTCTCAGATGTGATTCCTGTGCTGGTAGGGAGGGGATTTTAGGGGACCCCCTGTTCCCAGCACCTCTGAGTGCTTTGGGGGGGTCTGCTCTTTCCTCCATTTCTCCATCTTGGCAAGGGTTTGTGGTTGAGTCgcctgctgcagagggaaacTCAAGCTGCTGTcctggcacagagcagctggcagccctCTGTAACTGAAGCAGCAGCTTGATCCAGCCCATGGCCCAGCACCCTTAGCTGCAGCTCCAAACTTGGTGTGTGAACTGGGAGCCCTGTACTGTCAGGCCTCCCTGttgtcctgcccttgctctGTAGGTGCACCTGGGCTCTGCTCATCTCACCTCTCCATGTCCTGGTGTTCCCAACCCCTCTGGAACCTTAGTGGAGCCTCTGACAGCCCGTCctgctcttttctgcttttcctttttgtttcaacGACAGCTCACTCGGGAGGTATCTGTTTCAAAACTATATTTGGGGaatgggcagggctggggaggagtggTTGTGTGGAGGCTGCTGATGTGCTCTCTGGGGGTTGTGAAGGATTACAGCAGTAGCTAAAGTTGCTGAGGCTGCTGCAGTCTGTcattcctcccctcctcccctgccgGTGTTCACCGAAATCAATATGCGTTTGTTCTTTCACGTTTAGATCATTGACGCTTTGGGATTGATTGCAATCTGATGTTCACCATCCTGTCGTGTTCCATATAGAGGACAAAATAACTTTGCTTGGCTGTATAGCTGtaattctttcctctccttttttagGTGT contains the following coding sequences:
- the PYCR3 gene encoding pyrroline-5-carboxylate reductase 3; amino-acid sequence: MEAAELRVGFVGAGRMAGGLARGLLRAGKVPASSIIASAPSDKNLDAWRESGCRTTHCNLEVLQESTLVFLATKPHVLPGVLQEIRPAVGPHHVVVSLAAGVTLQTLQWLLPAGTKVLRLMPNLPCVVQAGAMVFTRGSGAGDEEAALLKSLLSSCGLCEEVPEAYINIHTGLSGSGVAYVYLFAEALAEGAVKMGMPGALASRIAAQTLLGAAKMMLESGEHPAKLRGDVCTPGGTTIHALHQLEKGALRATVMNAVEAATNRACDMAED
- the TIGD5 gene encoding tigger transposable element-derived protein 5, which produces MPGGEPEAGGGPAGMAGGRRGGSSATGGVSVKMALRRAYSIKDKLQAIERVKKGERQASVCRAFGVPGGTLRGWLKDEAKLRWFLEQLGGEVGTQRKKMRLANEEEIDRAVYAWFLALRQHGVPLSGPLIQAQAEAFARQIYGPECTFKASHGWFWRWQKRHGISSQRIYGEGGLPAEPERAPATCPETLPMPAADAGGYGDEQIYNANVTGLYWKLLPGQAGGMTATARRRPAPRERVTVLLAANLTGSHKLKPLVVGGLRDPPSLRHHNQDKFPACYRYSPEARLGPALLRAWFFEDFVPGVKRYLRRSCLQQKAVLLLSSPTPPAGMGPEESPPLQTPDGSIRALFLSKSPAGSGSAGGGGRIPAPLEQGVVSAFKQLYKRELLRLAVSCAAGSGSSGGPMDFVRSFLLKDMLYLAGLSWDLIPPGSIEKCWLLGLRAAFEPQPGEEEHGDPPHGEEGGGDSKVFSDLTHLAALAYKRLAPEEVADWLHLDDAAPGMEEGDGEEDAEEEGPRGCGPEEEEEEAAVRDGRGRRGEEGGDALLPTAREAIKGLETALRWLEGQDPRQVGPLKLVQLRSLISMAQRLHRGGSPHS